A stretch of Mycobacterium sp. ITM-2016-00316 DNA encodes these proteins:
- a CDS encoding acyl-CoA dehydrogenase family protein, with protein sequence MRIGYTAEQEELRRELRSYFQKLMTPERAEALAASDGEMGRGNVYRETVEQMGKDGWLTLSWPKEYGGQARPPMDGLIFNDEASIANVPVPFLTINSVAPTIMHFGTEEQKQFFLPKIAAGQLHFSIGYSEPGAGTDLASLRTTAVRSGDEYVINGQKMWTSLIAYADYVWLAVRTNPEAKKHRGISMLIVPTTAEGFSWTPVHTMSGVDTSATYYQDVRVPTSALVGEENAGWKLVTNQLNHERVALVSAQPIFVALNGVREWAQNTKDVHGKRMIDSEWVQLNLARVHAKAEVLKLINWELASASDDNAPSPADASAAKVFGTELATEAYRLLMEVLGTSATLRTGSPGALLRGRVERMHRSCLILTFGGGTNEIQRDIIGMVALGLPRVNR encoded by the coding sequence ATGCGGATCGGTTATACCGCCGAGCAGGAGGAGTTGCGCCGCGAACTGCGGTCGTACTTCCAGAAACTGATGACTCCGGAGCGGGCCGAGGCGCTGGCGGCCAGCGATGGCGAGATGGGGCGCGGCAATGTCTACCGCGAAACCGTCGAGCAGATGGGCAAGGACGGCTGGCTGACACTGTCCTGGCCCAAGGAGTACGGCGGCCAGGCGCGCCCACCGATGGACGGCCTGATCTTCAACGACGAAGCCTCCATCGCCAATGTGCCGGTGCCGTTCCTCACCATCAACTCGGTCGCGCCGACCATCATGCATTTCGGCACCGAGGAGCAGAAGCAGTTCTTCCTGCCCAAGATCGCGGCCGGCCAGTTGCATTTCTCCATCGGCTACTCCGAGCCGGGCGCGGGCACCGACCTTGCCTCGCTGCGCACCACCGCCGTGCGCAGCGGTGACGAATACGTCATCAACGGTCAGAAGATGTGGACCAGCCTGATCGCGTACGCCGATTACGTATGGCTGGCGGTGCGCACCAACCCGGAAGCCAAGAAGCACCGCGGCATCTCGATGCTGATCGTGCCGACCACCGCCGAGGGCTTCTCCTGGACCCCGGTGCACACCATGTCCGGTGTCGACACCAGCGCCACCTACTACCAGGATGTCCGGGTGCCGACCAGCGCGCTGGTCGGCGAGGAGAATGCCGGCTGGAAGCTGGTCACCAACCAGCTCAACCACGAGCGGGTCGCGCTGGTGTCGGCCCAACCGATCTTCGTCGCGCTCAACGGTGTTCGCGAATGGGCGCAGAACACCAAGGACGTGCACGGCAAGCGCATGATCGACTCCGAATGGGTTCAGCTCAACCTGGCCCGGGTGCACGCCAAGGCCGAGGTGCTCAAGCTCATCAACTGGGAACTCGCGTCCGCCTCCGATGACAATGCGCCGTCCCCGGCGGATGCGTCCGCGGCCAAGGTGTTCGGGACCGAACTCGCCACCGAGGCCTACCGCCTGCTGATGGAGGTGCTCGGTACCTCGGCGACGCTGCGGACCGGGTCGCCGGGTGCGTTGCTGCGCGGGCGGGTCGAGCGCATGCACCGCTCCTGCCTGATCCTGACCTTCGGCGGCGGCACCAACGAGATCCAGCGCGACATCATCGGCATGGTCGCACTCGGCCTGCCCCGAGTGAACCGTTAA
- a CDS encoding acyl-CoA dehydrogenase family protein, translated as MDFTPTEASVDLGGLVRTITESVVTPEHQRVLDGLDERFDRDLWAKLIEADILSTAAPESLGGGGFGVLEQAAVLTALGRQLSAVPYLESAVLAAGALERFASEALQREWAVPAVNGSKIVTVALDGEMGQGPVQAASVEGPEGPGFRLTGSRTQVAYGPVADAFLVPAETDAGTKVFLVTAADPAVTLSTLDTTGHGAVGHLELGGTSVDADRVIGDGEVLDWLTVRAALGRTAFQLGVLERALELTAVYAREREQFDRPIGSFQAVSARLADGYIDVKALRSTLTQAAWRLSEDLPADIDVASAAFWAADAGHRVAHTAVHVHGGVGIDMDHPIHRYFLAAKQTEFAVGGATGQLLRIGRELADTPV; from the coding sequence ATGGACTTCACCCCTACCGAAGCCTCCGTCGATCTCGGCGGCCTGGTGCGCACCATCACCGAATCGGTGGTCACCCCCGAGCACCAGCGCGTGCTCGACGGGCTCGACGAACGCTTCGACCGCGACCTGTGGGCCAAGCTGATCGAGGCCGACATCCTGTCCACCGCCGCCCCGGAGTCCCTGGGCGGCGGCGGATTCGGCGTCTTGGAGCAGGCGGCCGTGCTGACCGCGCTGGGACGGCAACTGTCGGCGGTCCCCTACCTGGAATCGGCCGTGCTCGCCGCCGGAGCGCTGGAGAGGTTCGCATCCGAAGCGCTGCAGCGGGAGTGGGCGGTGCCCGCCGTCAACGGCAGCAAGATCGTCACGGTGGCGCTGGACGGCGAGATGGGCCAGGGCCCGGTCCAGGCTGCATCCGTTGAAGGCCCTGAGGGTCCCGGGTTCCGGCTGACCGGCTCGCGGACCCAGGTGGCCTACGGTCCGGTGGCCGACGCCTTCCTGGTTCCCGCCGAGACCGACGCGGGTACCAAGGTCTTCCTGGTGACCGCCGCGGATCCCGCCGTCACGCTGAGCACGCTGGACACCACCGGTCACGGTGCCGTCGGGCACCTTGAGCTCGGTGGCACGAGCGTTGACGCCGATCGCGTCATCGGAGACGGCGAGGTGCTCGACTGGCTCACCGTGCGGGCAGCGCTGGGCCGCACCGCATTCCAGCTCGGCGTGCTGGAGCGCGCCCTGGAGCTCACCGCGGTGTACGCCCGCGAGCGTGAGCAGTTCGATCGCCCGATCGGCAGCTTCCAGGCGGTCTCGGCACGGCTGGCCGACGGCTATATCGACGTCAAGGCGCTGCGCTCGACACTCACCCAGGCCGCCTGGCGGTTGTCCGAGGATCTGCCTGCCGATATCGACGTGGCCAGCGCCGCGTTCTGGGCGGCCGATGCCGGCCACCGGGTCGCCCATACCGCGGTACACGTGCACGGCGGGGTCGGGATCGACATGGATCACCCCATCCACCGGTACTTCCTGGCCGCCAAGCAGACCGAGTTCGCGGTCGGTGGGGCGACAGGGCAGTTGCTGCGGATCGGCCGTGAGCTGGCCGACACCCCCGTCTAG
- the fadD17 gene encoding long-chain-fatty-acid--CoA ligase FadD17 — translation MTRNLGPTVTELLAPLIDVTDRGVYEGDSFSSWRDHIASGAQLAAALEARLDPSRPPHIGALLGNTSFFSMLLVAAGLRGLVPVGLNPTRRGAALASDIARADCQLVLTDDASLVPAGVDFIDVESPSWAAELAGYAGEPVAFADLSGDDLFMLIFTSGTSGEPKAVRVTHDKVAFPGRMLAERFGLGPEDTCYLSMPLFHSNAIMAGWSVAVAAGASIALRRRFSASHFISDVRRYGATYANYVGKPLSYILATPERPDDADNPLKFLYGNEAAPRDLPRFAARFGVRVVDGFGSTEGGVAIARTPDTPDGSLGPLTDEVAILDVETGQPCAPGVVGELVNPTGAGWFRGYYNSPDAEADRMAGGVYHTGDLAYRDEAGYIYFAGRLGDWMRVDGENLGTAPIERILLRHIDIVEVAVYPIPDPAVGDRVMAAVVLAGGARFDADAFRGFLDEQPDLGPKQWPSFVRVATELPRTETFKVLKRELSAQATACADPVYPIGANTK, via the coding sequence GTGACCCGAAACCTCGGTCCCACCGTCACCGAACTACTGGCGCCACTGATCGACGTCACTGACCGTGGTGTCTACGAAGGAGACTCGTTCAGCAGCTGGCGTGACCACATCGCGTCCGGCGCCCAGCTGGCGGCGGCGCTGGAGGCCCGGCTGGATCCGTCCCGGCCCCCGCATATCGGCGCGCTGCTCGGCAACACGTCGTTCTTCTCGATGCTGTTGGTGGCCGCCGGACTGCGGGGCCTGGTCCCGGTGGGACTGAACCCCACCCGTCGCGGCGCGGCGTTGGCCTCCGATATCGCCAGGGCCGACTGCCAGCTGGTCCTCACCGACGATGCGAGCCTGGTTCCGGCCGGGGTCGACTTCATCGACGTCGAATCACCCTCGTGGGCCGCCGAGCTCGCCGGGTATGCCGGCGAACCGGTGGCCTTCGCCGACCTTTCCGGCGATGACCTGTTCATGCTGATCTTCACCTCCGGGACCAGCGGTGAGCCCAAGGCGGTGCGGGTGACCCATGACAAGGTCGCCTTCCCCGGGCGGATGCTTGCCGAGCGGTTCGGGCTGGGACCCGAGGACACCTGTTATCTGTCCATGCCGCTGTTCCACTCCAATGCGATCATGGCCGGCTGGTCGGTGGCGGTGGCCGCCGGCGCCTCGATTGCCCTGCGCCGCAGATTCTCCGCATCACACTTCATTTCCGACGTACGGCGTTACGGAGCCACCTACGCCAACTATGTCGGCAAGCCACTGTCCTACATCCTGGCGACCCCCGAACGACCCGATGATGCCGACAATCCACTGAAGTTCCTGTATGGCAACGAGGCCGCACCCCGCGATCTGCCCCGCTTCGCGGCACGTTTCGGCGTCCGGGTGGTCGACGGGTTCGGTTCCACCGAAGGCGGTGTGGCGATCGCGCGCACCCCCGACACCCCGGACGGCTCGCTGGGACCGCTGACCGACGAGGTGGCGATCCTCGACGTCGAGACCGGGCAGCCGTGTGCACCCGGCGTGGTCGGTGAGTTGGTGAATCCGACCGGCGCTGGTTGGTTTCGTGGCTACTACAACTCCCCCGACGCCGAGGCCGACCGGATGGCCGGCGGTGTCTATCACACCGGGGACCTGGCCTACCGCGACGAAGCCGGCTACATCTACTTCGCCGGACGGCTCGGCGATTGGATGCGGGTGGACGGCGAAAACCTGGGCACCGCACCCATCGAGCGGATCCTGTTGCGGCATATCGACATCGTCGAGGTCGCCGTGTACCCGATCCCGGACCCGGCGGTCGGCGACCGCGTGATGGCCGCGGTGGTGCTCGCCGGTGGCGCGAGGTTCGATGCCGACGCATTCCGCGGGTTCCTGGACGAGCAGCCCGATCTCGGGCCGAAGCAGTGGCCGTCGTTCGTCCGGGTGGCCACCGAGCTGCCCCGCACCGAGACCTTCAAGGTGCTCAAACGCGAGCTGTCCGCGCAGGCGACCGCCTGCGCCGATCCGGTGTACCCGATCGGCGCGAACACGAAGTAG
- a CDS encoding SDR family NAD(P)-dependent oxidoreductase gives MPITPSAVSLVGRVAVVTGGGSGIGRGIAAGLAAFGATVAIWERDETSAAAAATETGGLALVTDVRDSAQVDAALARTVEQLGPPQILVNNAGGTFGSPLLETSENGWDALYRANLRHVFLCTQRVARVMVEAADGGSIINITSIEGVRAAPGYAAYAAAKAGVINYTRTAALELAEHGIRVNGLAPDFTVTEGLAAMTGPQRLRDAGRMVPMGRGGHVDEMAGAAVFLASDLSGYVTGQTIHVDGGTQAAGGWYRHPESGQYVLGPG, from the coding sequence ATGCCCATCACCCCATCCGCCGTGTCCCTGGTCGGCCGCGTCGCGGTCGTCACCGGAGGCGGCTCGGGCATCGGCCGGGGTATCGCGGCCGGCCTGGCAGCCTTCGGCGCCACGGTGGCGATCTGGGAACGCGACGAGACGAGCGCCGCCGCGGCGGCGACCGAGACCGGCGGGCTTGCCCTGGTGACCGATGTCCGGGATTCCGCACAGGTGGATGCGGCGCTGGCTCGCACCGTCGAGCAACTCGGGCCGCCCCAGATCCTGGTCAACAACGCCGGCGGCACCTTCGGCTCACCGCTGCTGGAGACTTCCGAGAACGGTTGGGATGCGTTGTACCGGGCCAATCTCCGGCATGTGTTCCTGTGCACACAGCGGGTCGCCCGGGTCATGGTCGAGGCGGCCGACGGCGGCAGCATCATCAACATCACCTCGATCGAAGGGGTTCGCGCCGCACCCGGTTACGCGGCGTATGCCGCGGCGAAGGCCGGTGTCATCAACTACACCAGGACCGCCGCGCTCGAACTGGCCGAACACGGCATTCGGGTCAACGGTCTGGCTCCGGATTTCACCGTGACCGAGGGGCTCGCGGCGATGACCGGGCCGCAACGTCTGCGGGATGCGGGGCGGATGGTACCGATGGGGCGTGGGGGTCACGTCGACGAAATGGCCGGTGCCGCCGTGTTCCTGGCCTCGGATCTGTCCGGTTACGTGACCGGCCAGACGATTCATGTCGACGGCGGGACGCAGGCCGCCGGTGGCTGGTACCGGCACCCGGAGTCCGGTCAGTACGTGCTCGGGCCCGGCTGA
- a CDS encoding LpqN/LpqT family lipoprotein: protein MKTSAVAGVAAIATTLGLILSGCGSDTKTTEGSAKTSAAESSEESTSESAPETTKPKVAPRDEVTEGSGPNETIASYIQENGIQETPVQRGDPGSPTIDLPFPDGWEDAGSDTPEWAYGAIVYTGPEAAEYTPSIVAIVSKLTGNVDPQRIIDLAGGELQNLPDYEGWNEGAVSTLGEYPAFQLGGTWIQDGLTKIVAQKTVVIPGADGLYVLQLNADGTEDQADIVGAATDIIDSETVITP from the coding sequence ATGAAGACATCTGCAGTTGCCGGTGTTGCAGCAATAGCCACCACATTGGGCTTGATCCTGTCCGGTTGCGGCTCGGATACCAAGACCACCGAGGGGTCCGCCAAGACCAGCGCCGCGGAGTCTTCGGAAGAATCGACGAGCGAATCCGCGCCGGAGACAACGAAGCCCAAGGTCGCCCCGCGCGACGAGGTCACCGAGGGATCCGGGCCGAACGAGACGATCGCCAGCTACATCCAGGAGAACGGCATCCAGGAAACCCCGGTCCAGCGTGGCGATCCGGGGTCGCCGACCATCGACCTGCCCTTCCCCGACGGGTGGGAGGATGCCGGTTCCGATACGCCCGAATGGGCCTATGGCGCAATCGTCTACACCGGCCCCGAGGCCGCCGAGTACACGCCGAGCATCGTCGCGATCGTCTCCAAGCTGACCGGCAACGTCGATCCGCAGCGGATCATCGATCTGGCCGGTGGCGAGTTGCAGAACCTGCCGGACTACGAAGGCTGGAACGAGGGCGCGGTCAGCACCCTCGGTGAGTATCCGGCCTTCCAGCTCGGTGGCACCTGGATCCAGGACGGTCTGACCAAGATCGTGGCGCAGAAGACGGTGGTGATCCCGGGCGCCGACGGCCTCTATGTCCTGCAGCTCAACGCGGACGGCACCGAGGATCAGGCCGATATCGTCGGCGCGGCAACCGATATCATCGACTCCGAGACGGTCATCACGCCCTAA
- a CDS encoding NADH:flavin oxidoreductase: MVSKAFAPGTLGPLLLKNRFVKAATFEGVMARGQVSDALIEFHAGVARGGAAMTTVAYLAISPGGRVHRDTIVLDAAQVPALRRLTDVVHAEGALACAQIGHAGLVANTLSNRTPSLAPSTRFSAPAMGRVKAATAAQLEAVVEEFGAAARHAVEAGFDAIEIHMGHGYLLSSFFSPNLNRRTDEFGGDTARRAELARRVAERVRACAGESVAVTAKFNMDDGVRGGFWLTDSVPTARLLQSDGHLDALQLTGGSSLLNPMYYFRGPVPMAEFIASQPAPVGVGLRVIGRRLFREYPFEEAFFLPQARQFREALDMPLILLGGINELDTVHGALAEGFGFVAMARALLRDPGLVNRFRDETATAGLCVHCMKCMPTVYSGTRCVIR, translated from the coding sequence ATGGTATCGAAAGCATTCGCGCCGGGGACTCTGGGTCCGCTGTTGCTGAAAAACAGGTTCGTCAAAGCCGCGACCTTCGAGGGTGTGATGGCCCGTGGCCAGGTCAGTGACGCGCTCATCGAGTTCCACGCCGGTGTGGCGCGCGGCGGTGCGGCGATGACCACCGTTGCCTATCTGGCGATCTCACCGGGAGGTCGGGTGCACCGCGACACCATCGTGCTGGATGCCGCCCAGGTGCCGGCGCTGCGCCGACTGACCGACGTGGTGCACGCCGAAGGTGCTTTGGCATGTGCTCAGATCGGGCATGCCGGGCTGGTCGCCAATACGCTGTCCAACCGCACCCCGTCGCTGGCGCCGAGCACCCGGTTCAGCGCTCCCGCGATGGGCCGGGTCAAGGCCGCCACCGCCGCCCAGCTCGAGGCCGTGGTCGAGGAGTTCGGCGCCGCGGCCCGCCATGCGGTCGAGGCCGGGTTCGATGCCATCGAGATCCACATGGGTCACGGCTATCTCCTCAGTTCGTTCTTCAGCCCGAACCTCAATCGCCGCACCGACGAATTCGGCGGGGACACTGCCCGACGCGCCGAGTTGGCCCGTCGGGTGGCCGAGCGGGTACGGGCCTGCGCGGGCGAATCCGTCGCCGTGACAGCCAAATTCAACATGGACGACGGTGTGCGCGGGGGCTTCTGGCTCACCGACAGCGTGCCGACCGCCCGGCTGCTGCAGTCCGATGGGCACCTCGACGCGTTGCAACTCACCGGGGGCAGTTCGCTGCTCAACCCGATGTACTACTTCCGCGGACCGGTGCCCATGGCCGAGTTCATCGCCTCCCAACCGGCGCCGGTCGGGGTCGGGCTACGGGTCATCGGCAGGCGACTGTTCCGCGAGTACCCGTTCGAGGAGGCCTTCTTCCTGCCGCAGGCCCGCCAGTTCCGCGAGGCACTGGACATGCCGCTGATCCTGCTGGGCGGTATCAACGAGCTGGACACCGTGCACGGCGCCCTGGCGGAGGGCTTCGGCTTCGTGGCGATGGCCCGTGCGCTGTTGCGGGATCCCGGACTGGTCAACCGGTTCCGGGACGAGACCGCGACCGCCGGACTGTGCGTGCACTGCATGAAATGCATGCCGACGGTCTATAGCGGAACCCGCTGCGTCATCCGATAA
- a CDS encoding NAD-dependent epimerase/dehydratase family protein, producing the protein MRIAITGGTGYLGAHTVRGLLEAGHQIRLLVAPGCADAPVIPHLAALGDVDVLHGDIRADGTVARLLDGCDAVIHAAGVVGTDRRREALMWDINAHATEAVLTHAVAAGLDPVVSVSSYSALFPPPDGVITADTPTAPGRSPYAQTKAYADRVARRLQERGAPVVVTYPSSVVGPAFWTAAGVTERGWGPMVRAGAAPRMPGGMQMIDVRDVAEVHAALMCAGRGPRRYVCGGVMLTFDAMVDALERGSGRRIRRIPLSPRLFRGIGWIADQCSRVVPLGDGLSHEAATLLTAATPTDDGHTLTDLGLAGWRSPQRAIIDSFGR; encoded by the coding sequence ATGCGCATCGCGATCACCGGGGGCACCGGCTATCTGGGCGCCCACACCGTCCGCGGCCTGCTCGAAGCCGGGCATCAGATCCGGCTGCTCGTCGCCCCGGGTTGCGCCGACGCCCCGGTGATCCCACACCTCGCCGCGCTCGGCGACGTGGACGTCCTGCACGGCGACATCCGGGCGGACGGCACAGTCGCACGCCTGCTGGACGGGTGCGATGCCGTCATCCATGCCGCCGGGGTGGTCGGCACCGACCGCCGGCGTGAGGCCCTGATGTGGGACATCAACGCCCACGCCACCGAGGCGGTGCTGACGCATGCCGTGGCGGCCGGGCTGGATCCGGTCGTCTCGGTGAGCAGCTACAGCGCACTCTTCCCACCACCGGATGGCGTGATCACCGCCGACACACCCACCGCACCGGGACGCAGCCCGTACGCCCAGACCAAGGCCTATGCCGACCGGGTCGCGCGGCGGCTGCAGGAACGCGGCGCACCGGTGGTCGTCACCTACCCGTCCAGCGTTGTCGGCCCCGCCTTCTGGACCGCCGCCGGGGTGACCGAACGCGGCTGGGGCCCGATGGTGCGGGCCGGTGCCGCACCGCGCATGCCCGGCGGCATGCAGATGATCGACGTGCGCGACGTCGCCGAGGTGCACGCCGCGCTGATGTGTGCAGGACGCGGACCCCGGCGCTATGTATGCGGTGGCGTCATGCTGACGTTCGACGCGATGGTCGACGCGCTCGAGCGGGGATCGGGCCGCCGCATTCGGCGAATACCGCTTTCCCCCAGACTTTTTCGAGGCATCGGCTGGATCGCCGATCAATGCAGCCGCGTCGTGCCGCTCGGCGACGGTCTCAGCCACGAGGCGGCGACGCTGCTGACCGCGGCGACCCCGACCGATGACGGGCACACGCTCACCGATCTCGGCCTGGCCGGCTGGCGTTCACCACAGCGCGCGATCATCGACTCATTTGGGCGGTGA
- a CDS encoding TetR/AcrR family transcriptional regulator, which produces MTGRPRDASIDERVLAVTRELLVEVGWDDLSVRLVATRAGVGRASLNRRWSSKAELVLHAILGETPDMSPFSGTDLAGWIEWVVRGSHLLFGRPDVRAAVPGLLLALREDDEMRRALWDGFSGPAIELFAAQGYGAEVDARAALAMAAGAALFVTTVAVDDDAPVLQDRLVQMLCTALGASPPK; this is translated from the coding sequence ATGACGGGACGGCCACGGGACGCCTCCATCGATGAGCGCGTGCTGGCCGTGACGCGGGAACTGCTGGTCGAGGTCGGTTGGGACGATCTGAGCGTGCGGTTGGTGGCCACCCGCGCCGGGGTCGGGCGGGCAAGCCTGAATCGGCGCTGGTCCTCCAAGGCCGAACTGGTACTGCACGCGATTCTCGGCGAGACCCCCGATATGTCGCCGTTCTCGGGCACCGACCTGGCGGGGTGGATCGAATGGGTGGTGCGCGGCAGTCACCTGTTGTTCGGTCGCCCCGATGTCAGGGCGGCGGTGCCCGGTCTGTTGCTGGCGCTGCGGGAGGACGATGAGATGCGTAGGGCGCTGTGGGACGGGTTCAGCGGACCGGCGATCGAGCTCTTTGCCGCACAGGGCTACGGCGCCGAGGTGGATGCGCGCGCGGCGCTGGCCATGGCGGCGGGGGCGGCGTTGTTCGTCACCACCGTCGCCGTCGACGATGACGCGCCGGTGCTGCAGGACCGGCTGGTGCAGATGCTGTGCACCGCCCTGGGCGCCTCACCGCCCAAATGA
- a CDS encoding succinic semialdehyde dehydrogenase, whose protein sequence is MPAPSATDFARLRALCAIEDIDARQSRHIYEVFTGRELTTIPVGTTEDVSAAFAKARAAQVGWAARPARERAAIMERFRSLVIEHRDFLMDVAQAETGKARAAAQEEILDIMLNARYYAREANRLLAPKRVQGLLPGLVKTVVNHWPKGVIGVISPWNYPMALSISDSIPALLAGNAVVVKPDSQTPYCTLANAELLYAAGVPREVFAVVPGPGSVVGTAIVEHCDYLMFTGSTATGRTLAEQCGRRLIGFSAELGGKNPMIVTKDANIDVAAKAATRACFSNAGQLCISIERIYVEREVADEFTAKFGDRVRNMRLSTAYDFTGDMGSLMSEDQVKTMSNHVDDAKVKGAKVIAGGNARPDLGPLFYEPTVLTEVTDEMECGRNETFGPLVSIYPVADVEEAIERANDTEYGLNASVWAGSKAEGEAIAARLQAGTVNVDEGYALAFGSTAAPMGGMKASGVGRRHGADGILKYTESQTVSTARVINLDAPLGISQTLWQKALNPMIQLVQKLPGR, encoded by the coding sequence ATGCCCGCTCCGTCCGCCACCGACTTCGCCCGCCTCCGGGCGTTGTGCGCCATCGAGGACATCGACGCCCGCCAATCCCGGCATATCTACGAGGTGTTCACCGGCAGGGAACTCACCACCATTCCGGTCGGCACCACCGAGGATGTCTCCGCCGCGTTCGCGAAGGCCCGTGCGGCACAGGTTGGCTGGGCCGCCCGCCCGGCGCGCGAGCGCGCCGCCATCATGGAGCGCTTCCGCAGCCTGGTCATCGAGCACCGCGACTTCCTGATGGACGTGGCGCAGGCCGAGACCGGGAAGGCGCGGGCGGCCGCCCAGGAGGAGATCCTCGACATCATGCTCAACGCGCGCTACTACGCGCGTGAGGCGAACAGGCTGCTGGCCCCCAAGCGTGTTCAGGGCCTGTTGCCCGGCCTGGTCAAGACCGTCGTCAACCACTGGCCCAAGGGTGTCATCGGTGTCATCTCGCCGTGGAACTATCCGATGGCGCTGTCGATCTCGGACTCCATACCGGCGCTGCTGGCCGGCAACGCGGTGGTGGTCAAGCCCGACAGCCAAACCCCGTACTGCACGCTGGCCAATGCCGAATTGCTCTATGCCGCAGGCGTTCCCCGCGAGGTCTTCGCGGTGGTACCCGGGCCGGGCTCGGTGGTGGGCACTGCCATCGTGGAGCACTGTGACTACCTGATGTTCACCGGTTCCACGGCCACCGGGCGCACCCTGGCCGAACAGTGCGGACGTCGCCTCATCGGTTTCTCCGCCGAACTGGGCGGCAAGAACCCGATGATCGTCACCAAGGACGCGAACATCGACGTGGCCGCCAAGGCCGCCACCCGGGCCTGTTTCTCCAACGCCGGGCAGCTCTGCATCTCCATCGAACGCATCTACGTCGAACGCGAGGTCGCCGACGAGTTCACCGCCAAGTTCGGCGACCGGGTCCGGAACATGCGTCTGTCCACGGCCTACGACTTCACCGGCGATATGGGCAGCCTGATGTCCGAGGACCAGGTCAAGACCATGTCGAACCATGTCGATGATGCAAAGGTCAAGGGCGCCAAAGTGATCGCCGGCGGCAATGCCCGTCCCGACCTCGGCCCGCTGTTCTACGAGCCCACCGTGCTCACCGAGGTGACCGACGAGATGGAATGCGGGCGCAACGAGACCTTCGGTCCGCTGGTCTCGATCTATCCGGTGGCCGATGTCGAGGAGGCCATCGAGCGGGCCAACGACACCGAATACGGGCTGAATGCCAGTGTCTGGGCGGGCAGCAAGGCCGAGGGCGAGGCGATCGCCGCGCGACTGCAGGCCGGCACCGTCAACGTCGACGAGGGGTACGCCCTGGCGTTCGGCAGCACCGCCGCCCCGATGGGCGGGATGAAGGCCTCCGGCGTCGGCCGCAGGCACGGCGCGGACGGAATACTCAAGTACACCGAATCCCAAACCGTCTCCACCGCGCGGGTGATCAACCTCGATGCCCCGCTGGGGATCTCACAGACGCTGTGGCAGAAGGCGCTGAACCCGATGATCCAGCTGGTGCAGAAGCTGCCCGGGCGCTAG
- a CDS encoding nitronate monooxygenase family protein — MRTELCERFGIEYPIFVFTPSEKVAAAVSKAGGLGVLGCVRFNDADDLENVLQWMDANTDGKPYGVDIVMPAKVPTEGTSVDINKLIPQTHRDFVAKTLADLGVPPLPEDEEKSEGVLGWLHSVARSHVDVALKHPIKLIANALGSPPKDVIDQAHAAGVPVAALAGSAKHALRHAENGVDIVVAQGHEAGGHTGEIGSMVLWPEIVDALDGKAPVLAAGGIGTGRQVAAALALGAQGVWMGSAFLTSAEYDLGVRQDSGVSTIQQAMLDATSSDTVRRKIYTGKPARLLKSRWTDAWDAENAPDPLPMPLQNILVSEAHQRMNESSDPTAVAMPVGQIVGRMNEIRPVADIIGELVSGFEEATKRLDGIAES; from the coding sequence ATGAGAACCGAACTGTGTGAGCGGTTCGGGATCGAATACCCGATCTTCGTCTTCACCCCGTCGGAGAAGGTGGCCGCCGCGGTGAGCAAGGCCGGCGGTCTCGGCGTGTTGGGCTGTGTGCGGTTCAACGATGCCGACGATCTGGAGAACGTCCTGCAGTGGATGGACGCCAATACCGACGGCAAGCCCTACGGCGTGGACATCGTGATGCCGGCCAAGGTGCCCACCGAGGGCACCAGCGTGGACATCAACAAGCTGATCCCGCAGACCCACCGCGATTTCGTGGCCAAGACGCTCGCCGACCTCGGCGTGCCCCCGCTGCCCGAGGATGAGGAGAAGTCCGAGGGCGTGCTGGGCTGGCTGCATTCGGTGGCCCGCAGCCACGTCGATGTGGCCCTCAAGCATCCGATCAAGCTGATCGCCAACGCACTGGGCTCGCCGCCCAAGGACGTCATCGACCAGGCTCACGCCGCCGGCGTGCCGGTGGCCGCACTGGCCGGCAGCGCCAAACACGCTCTGCGCCATGCCGAGAACGGCGTGGACATCGTCGTCGCCCAGGGTCACGAGGCCGGCGGGCACACCGGTGAGATCGGGTCGATGGTGTTGTGGCCCGAGATCGTCGACGCGCTCGACGGCAAGGCCCCGGTGCTCGCGGCCGGCGGTATCGGCACCGGGCGTCAGGTGGCCGCGGCGCTGGCGCTGGGGGCACAGGGCGTCTGGATGGGCTCGGCGTTCCTGACCTCCGCCGAGTACGACCTCGGCGTGCGGCAGGACTCCGGGGTGTCGACCATCCAGCAGGCCATGCTCGATGCCACCTCCAGCGACACGGTGCGCCGCAAGATCTACACCGGCAAGCCGGCCCGGCTGCTCAAGAGCCGCTGGACCGACGCCTGGGATGCCGAGAACGCACCCGACCCGCTGCCGATGCCGCTGCAGAACATCCTCGTCAGCGAGGCCCATCAGCGGATGAACGAATCGTCGGATCCGACCGCCGTCGCGATGCCGGTCGGTCAGATCGTGGGCCGGATGAACGAGATCCGGCCCGTCGCCGACATCATCGGTGAACTGGTCAGCGGATTCGAGGAGGCCACCAAGCGCCTCGACGGGATCGCCGAAAGCTAG